The stretch of DNA TTGACGACGACGCGCCGCGCACTCACGACCGGTCGTCCGCCGTGACGTCGGCGGGGCTGTCCTCGCCGGACTCCGGCCCGTCGTCGAGGTCGAGCAGGTCGTCGTCGTCCTCGAAGGTCCAGTCGGGCGCCGCGCTGGGCTCCTCGCCCCGCGCACGCGCCTCGCGCGCCTCGGCCTCGTAGGCCCGCTTGGCCGCGAGCTGCTCGCGTCGCTCGACGTTGGTGCGACGGTCGTCGCGGTCGAGGCGCTGGTCCTCGCCACGACGGCCGAGCATCTCGGCACCGGCCTGGATGGTCGGGTCGAAGTCGAAGACGACCGCGTCCTCCCAGCCCTGGTCGGCGGTGCCACCGATGACGACGTCGTCGCCCGGCTCGGCACCCTGCTTGGCGAGCGCCTCCTCGACGCCGAGCCGCGCGAGCCGGTCGGCGAGGAAGCCGACGGCCTCGTCGTTGCTGAAGTCGGTCTGGCCGACCCAGCGGGTGAGCTTCGCGCCGCGCACGATCCACTGGCGCTGGCCGTCGGGGCCCCGACGCTGGTCGACCGTGAACTCCGCGCCGACCCCTGCCGCGGCCTGCGGACGCAGCACGATGCGGGTGATCTCCTGCGTGGGCGTCTCCGCGCGACGCCGCGCGACGATCTGCGCCATGGCGAAGGACAGCTCGCGCAGTCCCTGGTGGCTCGCCGCCGACACGTCGTACACGTCGTAGCCGCGCTCCTCGAGGTCACTCCGCACGAACTCGGCGATCTGCGCGGCGTCGGGCACGTCGGTCTTGTTCAGGGCCACCAGGCGCGGCCGCTCGAGCAGGTCCTTTCCGGTCGCACCCTCGGGCAACGCCTCGGCGTACGCGCGCAGCTCGGCCTCGATGACGTCGAGGTCGGTCAGCGGGTCGCGCCCGGGCTCGACCGTCGCGCAGTCGACGACGTGCACGAGCGCGGCGCACCGCTCGACGTGGCGCAG from Aeromicrobium erythreum encodes:
- the obgE gene encoding GTPase ObgE — translated: MAVPTFVDRVTLQVVAGNGGHGVASVHREKFKPLGGPDGGNGGHGGDVVLRVAADVTTLVDYHHEPRRKAGNGAPGGGSNKSGAHGEDLVLKVPDGTVVRSGGPHGTGEVLADLVGVGTEVVIAAGGRGGLGNAALASSKRKAPGFALKGEPGQERTIVLELKVVADIGLVGFPSAGKSSLIAALSRARPKIADYPFTTLVPNLGVVTAGSTTFTVADVPGLIEGASEGRGLGHDFLRHVERCAALVHVVDCATVEPGRDPLTDLDVIEAELRAYAEALPEGATGKDLLERPRLVALNKTDVPDAAQIAEFVRSDLEERGYDVYDVSAASHQGLRELSFAMAQIVARRRAETPTQEITRIVLRPQAAAGVGAEFTVDQRRGPDGQRQWIVRGAKLTRWVGQTDFSNDEAVGFLADRLARLGVEEALAKQGAEPGDDVVIGGTADQGWEDAVVFDFDPTIQAGAEMLGRRGEDQRLDRDDRRTNVERREQLAAKRAYEAEAREARARGEEPSAAPDWTFEDDDDLLDLDDGPESGEDSPADVTADDRS